A section of the Dehalobacter sp. DCM genome encodes:
- a CDS encoding anaerobic ribonucleoside-triphosphate reductase activating protein produces the protein MLMHLEPFSLVDYPGHIVATVFFGGCNFRCGYCHNPSLVHITEKSQTSPSAVVAFMKSRKGLLDGVCLTGGEPLLSIDLLPFVREIKELGFKVKLDTNGSNLEKLQEIAGYLDYIAMDVKCLPEKYDALTGCANSGSMITRTINWIKNSGIPYEFRTTVLPVWHPIEDLHAIREFLESETTWVLQQFHQPPPPQAVLDGMIYEGYSEVWLKEIGKILNCSVRGTR, from the coding sequence ATGTTGATGCATTTAGAACCATTTTCTTTAGTGGATTATCCCGGGCATATTGTAGCAACGGTCTTTTTCGGCGGCTGTAATTTCCGGTGCGGCTATTGCCATAATCCCTCTTTGGTCCATATCACGGAGAAGTCTCAGACTTCTCCGTCTGCTGTGGTTGCATTTATGAAATCCCGGAAGGGCTTATTGGATGGTGTTTGTCTCACCGGTGGCGAGCCTTTGCTATCGATTGATCTGCTGCCTTTCGTCAGAGAAATCAAAGAGCTTGGATTCAAAGTAAAACTCGATACAAACGGAAGTAATTTGGAAAAACTTCAGGAAATCGCTGGGTATTTAGACTATATTGCGATGGATGTCAAATGCCTCCCTGAAAAATACGACGCGTTGACCGGGTGCGCGAACAGCGGCAGTATGATAACCCGTACGATTAATTGGATAAAAAATAGCGGGATCCCCTATGAATTCAGAACAACGGTGCTTCCAGTGTGGCATCCCATTGAAGATCTGCATGCGATCAGGGAGTTTCTCGAGTCTGAAACAACGTGGGTACTGCAGCAATTCCATCAGCCACCGCCACCTCAGGCAGTTTTGGATGGCATGATCTATGAGGGTTACTCTGAGGTTTGGCTTAAGGAAATAGGAAAGATATTAAACTGCTCTGTGCGTGGTACTCGGTAA
- a CDS encoding ribonucleoside triphosphate reductase — translation MYVMKRDGRREIFNQEKILKAVEKAFIATETPNVSHWAKIVTDRVLFELEAVYSKNEGFPIELIQDKVEDILMHTGNTNVARAYIRYRFQHEIIRNQENAKNDNNKLFSEYLGLGTWEIKENSNMGFSVQGLNRFVTSKATNAFWQSLLPAEVGKAHDSGAIHNHDMGDLAPYCVGWDLKDLLLVGFRGAEGKTTSNPAKHFRSALGQIVNFVYTLQGEAAGAQALSSFDTYLAPFVRADNLDYNQVKQGIQEFIFNVNVPTRVGFQSPFFNITLDVRAGESAIKDEPAVINGKFLDTPYRDYQAEMDIINLAFCEVMLEGDADGNVFSFPIPTYNITKGFDWNSEVSRAIFKMTDKYGIPYFANFINSDMNPEDARSMCCRLRLDNRELRKRGGGLFGANPLTGSIGVVTLNLPLYGYLAKGNWDQFIALIDNHMNIARGSLQTKRKTLEILTDNGLYPYTKFYLRDIKKRFGKYWTNHFSTIGLVGMNEAIRNFTSDADDITTVFGQNFAKETLNYMRDRIQQFQEEDGDLYNLEATPAEGTSYRLARINKKDYPDIITAGDNEPYYTNSTHLPVGYTSDLFRAVELQDDLQTLYTGGTVLHGYLAESLDDLAVAKAVVRRVFENYELPYFTLTPTFSICENHKYLKGEHFTCPECGRETLVMTRVTGFYRPISAMNPGKQEEKHQTVKYRIAGVTPSLFDGVAK, via the coding sequence ATGTATGTTATGAAAAGGGATGGAAGAAGAGAAATATTTAATCAGGAAAAGATTTTGAAAGCGGTTGAAAAAGCGTTCATTGCCACTGAAACACCAAATGTCTCGCATTGGGCAAAAATTGTTACTGACAGAGTACTTTTTGAACTCGAAGCGGTTTACAGTAAGAACGAAGGATTTCCGATCGAACTGATTCAGGATAAAGTTGAAGACATCCTCATGCATACAGGGAATACGAATGTGGCCAGAGCCTATATCCGGTATCGCTTCCAACATGAAATTATTCGCAACCAGGAAAACGCGAAAAACGATAATAATAAACTATTTTCTGAATACCTGGGTCTTGGGACCTGGGAAATCAAAGAAAACTCGAACATGGGGTTTTCAGTTCAGGGTCTGAATCGCTTTGTCACCAGCAAAGCAACAAATGCTTTCTGGCAATCCCTGCTGCCTGCAGAAGTAGGTAAAGCGCATGACTCCGGAGCCATACATAACCACGATATGGGAGATCTTGCGCCCTACTGTGTTGGCTGGGATCTTAAAGATCTTCTACTCGTCGGCTTCAGAGGAGCTGAAGGCAAGACGACATCCAATCCGGCTAAGCATTTTCGTTCGGCACTGGGCCAAATTGTTAATTTCGTTTATACGCTGCAAGGGGAAGCTGCCGGTGCTCAGGCCCTTTCCAGTTTTGATACCTATTTAGCTCCTTTTGTCCGAGCTGATAATCTAGATTATAACCAAGTAAAACAAGGTATTCAGGAATTTATATTCAATGTCAACGTTCCAACCCGGGTGGGCTTTCAGTCTCCGTTTTTCAATATTACGCTCGATGTAAGGGCCGGCGAATCGGCAATTAAAGACGAGCCGGCTGTTATCAACGGCAAATTCTTGGATACACCTTACCGGGACTATCAGGCGGAGATGGATATCATTAATCTCGCTTTCTGTGAAGTCATGCTGGAAGGCGATGCCGATGGCAATGTCTTCAGCTTCCCAATTCCGACGTATAATATTACCAAGGGGTTTGACTGGAACAGCGAGGTATCCCGAGCGATTTTCAAAATGACAGATAAATATGGCATACCGTATTTTGCCAACTTTATCAATTCCGATATGAATCCGGAGGATGCCAGGAGTATGTGCTGTCGCTTAAGATTGGATAACCGTGAGCTTAGAAAGCGCGGCGGCGGTCTTTTTGGTGCGAATCCATTGACTGGAAGTATTGGGGTGGTTACCTTGAATCTTCCGCTTTATGGCTATCTGGCTAAAGGCAATTGGGATCAGTTCATCGCGTTGATTGATAATCATATGAACATTGCGCGCGGCTCACTCCAGACCAAACGCAAAACGTTGGAAATTTTAACAGATAACGGCTTGTATCCTTATACCAAGTTTTATTTGAGAGATATCAAAAAGCGTTTCGGCAAATATTGGACGAACCATTTCTCCACCATCGGTTTAGTTGGAATGAATGAAGCTATCCGCAATTTTACCAGCGATGCTGACGACATTACCACTGTTTTCGGACAGAATTTTGCCAAGGAAACACTCAACTACATGCGTGATCGAATCCAGCAATTCCAGGAAGAGGACGGCGATCTATATAATTTGGAAGCTACGCCGGCTGAAGGCACCAGTTACCGATTAGCCAGGATCAATAAGAAAGATTATCCGGATATCATCACTGCGGGTGATAATGAACCGTATTATACCAACTCCACGCATCTGCCTGTGGGCTATACCAGCGATCTTTTCCGAGCCGTAGAACTGCAGGATGACCTCCAGACACTGTATACCGGCGGGACTGTGCTCCACGGTTATCTGGCCGAGAGTCTGGATGATCTTGCCGTTGCGAAAGCGGTAGTGCGCAGGGTATTTGAAAACTACGAGCTGCCTTATTTCACCCTAACCCCGACCTTCAGTATTTGTGAGAATCATAAATATCTCAAGGGTGAACATTTTACCTGCCCGGAGTGTGGCAGAGAAACCTTAGTTATGACCCGTGTCACCGGATTTTATCGTCCGATTTCCGCAATGAATCCCGGCAAACAAGAAGAGAAACATCAAACCGTTAAGTACCGAATTGCCGGCGTAACGCCAAGTCTTTTCGATGGTGTAGCGAAATAA
- the nrdR gene encoding transcriptional regulator NrdR, which yields MRCPFCQSDDTKVLDSRQIEEGTAIRRRRECDVCTKRFTTYERYEDFQLSVVKKDGRRELFSRHKLLSGLNRACEKRPVSAEQLETMATDIEREMRDLNDREVPSELIGEAVMKRLFEIDEIAYIRFASVYRQFKDIQKFMEELNGLVKRRK from the coding sequence TTGCGCTGTCCTTTTTGTCAGAGTGATGATACTAAAGTACTGGATTCCAGGCAGATCGAGGAAGGAACAGCTATCCGACGCAGACGGGAATGTGATGTCTGCACCAAACGATTTACGACATACGAACGATATGAAGATTTCCAATTGAGTGTTGTGAAAAAGGATGGTCGAAGGGAACTATTTTCTCGGCATAAGCTCTTGTCTGGTTTAAACAGGGCTTGCGAAAAACGGCCGGTTTCCGCTGAACAATTGGAAACAATGGCTACCGATATCGAAAGAGAAATGCGCGATTTGAACGATCGTGAAGTACCCAGTGAACTTATTGGTGAAGCCGTCATGAAACGATTGTTTGAAATCGATGAGATTGCCTATATTCGTTTTGCTTCGGTTTATCGGCAGTTTAAAGATATTCAGAAGTTTATGGAAGAATTGAACGGACTGGTAAAACGACGCAAGTAA
- the metH gene encoding methionine synthase: MSKQTLIDLIAEKVLVMDGAMGTMLQMKNLSTADFGGPESEGCNEILILTRPDIIRGIHEAYLEAGADIIETNTFGGTRIVLDEYGLGQKDITINTAAARLACEAAEKWSTPDKPRYVAGSIGPTTKMLSLSVDITFAEMEEAYYRQALGLLQGGVDLFAVETCPDTLNIKAAGCGINRAAAEVGRGVPLIVSVTIEPTGTMLAGQNIEALYISIEHLKPLAVGMNCGSGADQMTGHLRTIAGIASCAVSCYPNAGLPDEEGGYRQTPEEFADKMTRFAENGWLNIAGGCCGTTDKHIQALARALSGCKPRPTGLSLKSSVSGLEPLWPEEENRPLIVGERANVIGSRKFKELIAEGRYEEGSEIVRNQIKKGAQVIDICVANPDRDELQDMIRFLPQVVNKVKAPLMLDTTDPQVLEAGLRMVQGKAIINSINLENGLERFNDVVPLVKKYGAAVVVGLIDEQGMALTRERKLAVAERAYNLLVSQFGLSAADIIFDPLTFPVGTGDTHYLGSAVETIEGLRLIKKKYPECKTILGVSNVSFGLPAAGREVLNAVFVYHNTLAGLDYAIVNAEKLERYASIPQAERKLAAELLLTTNEQTLKAFTDYYREKQTVEKTSIATLTLEERLASYIVEGTKSGLESDLQQAMLKYTPLDIINGPLMKGMEEVGRLFNQNQLIVAEVLQSAEVMKAAVTILKPHMAKAEEAIKGKILLATVKGDVHDIGKNLVEIILSNNGYQVINLGVKVSSEQLIAAAKQEQPDAIGLSGLLVKSVQQMLLTAQDLQAAGIALPLILGGAALSRKYTEERIAPLYGGPVLYARDAMDGLNLLNHVMKNSENNPHAKYTAIAETQTRIKTVTAANEKAPDPVPETDLEESTDHTANPWEFPLYRPQSTDRYLMRDYPLEELIPALDLPFILRRYLGVKRNPHHLLKEELNTAAQALAAAQAHDQNQLRFEEYLCIVEDFLKEIAEKKLITVHGVYAIYPAYAAGNSICILDSRDGQSVLEELRFPRQHKANGEKGLCLADFIRPQPEIIGNGTVRDIADSDYIGIFALTAGKGIREKAHAYKEEGEYLKSFLLQVLALELAESFAEKMHEIIRQAWGIEMRTTLTNANGSAGKRPITYQGIRVSPGYPIYPDLEEQGKLFRLLKPQDIGLELTESWMMDPEASVTAVVFSHPNARIFNILR, from the coding sequence ATGAGTAAACAAACCTTAATAGACCTAATTGCGGAAAAAGTGCTGGTCATGGACGGCGCAATGGGTACCATGCTCCAAATGAAAAATCTATCGACAGCCGACTTCGGCGGACCTGAAAGCGAAGGGTGCAATGAGATCCTGATCTTGACTCGTCCTGATATCATACGAGGGATTCATGAGGCGTATTTGGAAGCCGGAGCCGATATCATTGAGACGAATACATTTGGCGGGACACGAATCGTCCTGGATGAATATGGGCTTGGTCAAAAGGATATTACGATTAATACTGCGGCCGCGCGGCTGGCATGTGAAGCTGCTGAAAAATGGTCTACGCCGGACAAACCGCGTTATGTGGCGGGATCAATCGGCCCAACAACTAAAATGCTATCGCTTTCTGTGGATATAACGTTTGCAGAAATGGAAGAAGCGTATTACCGACAAGCGCTGGGATTACTCCAAGGCGGGGTTGATCTGTTTGCAGTGGAAACATGTCCGGATACATTGAATATCAAGGCCGCTGGGTGTGGTATTAATCGGGCAGCAGCTGAGGTCGGTCGTGGTGTTCCGCTAATTGTATCAGTAACCATTGAACCAACAGGCACGATGCTTGCCGGACAAAATATAGAAGCGTTATATATTTCTATCGAACATTTAAAACCGCTTGCGGTAGGGATGAACTGCGGGAGCGGGGCAGACCAAATGACAGGTCATTTAAGAACGATAGCGGGAATAGCTTCTTGTGCAGTTAGCTGTTATCCGAATGCGGGACTGCCTGACGAAGAAGGGGGATATCGGCAAACGCCGGAAGAGTTCGCAGATAAAATGACCCGTTTCGCTGAAAATGGGTGGCTCAATATTGCAGGCGGATGCTGCGGCACCACTGACAAGCATATTCAGGCATTGGCTAGGGCTTTATCAGGCTGCAAACCGCGCCCAACCGGGTTATCTCTGAAAAGCAGTGTATCTGGGCTGGAACCACTCTGGCCTGAAGAGGAAAACCGTCCCCTGATCGTGGGTGAAAGAGCGAATGTGATTGGCTCTAGAAAATTTAAGGAGTTGATTGCTGAGGGACGGTATGAAGAAGGGTCGGAGATTGTTCGGAACCAGATTAAGAAGGGTGCTCAGGTTATTGATATTTGTGTCGCTAATCCCGACCGTGATGAGCTTCAGGATATGATCCGTTTTCTCCCGCAGGTTGTCAATAAGGTCAAAGCGCCATTGATGCTTGATACGACGGATCCACAGGTTTTAGAAGCAGGACTTCGTATGGTCCAGGGTAAAGCAATTATCAACTCAATCAATCTGGAGAACGGATTGGAACGCTTTAATGATGTTGTGCCGCTAGTGAAGAAATACGGTGCGGCTGTCGTTGTCGGGTTGATCGATGAACAGGGGATGGCACTGACCAGAGAACGAAAACTGGCAGTTGCCGAACGCGCGTATAACCTGCTGGTCAGCCAATTCGGACTATCCGCTGCGGACATTATTTTCGATCCGCTGACCTTCCCGGTTGGCACCGGGGATACTCATTATTTGGGCTCAGCTGTGGAAACAATCGAAGGACTTCGTCTGATTAAGAAAAAATACCCGGAATGCAAAACGATCCTGGGCGTCAGTAATGTCTCGTTTGGTCTGCCTGCCGCAGGCAGAGAAGTATTGAACGCTGTTTTTGTCTATCATAATACGCTGGCCGGATTAGACTATGCCATCGTCAATGCCGAAAAGTTAGAACGCTATGCATCCATTCCGCAGGCAGAACGGAAACTGGCTGCGGAGCTGCTTTTAACTACAAATGAACAGACATTAAAAGCTTTTACGGATTACTACCGGGAGAAACAGACCGTAGAAAAGACATCAATAGCGACGCTTACACTTGAAGAGCGGTTAGCCTCGTATATCGTTGAAGGAACGAAGAGCGGGCTGGAAAGCGACCTGCAGCAGGCAATGCTGAAATACACACCGCTGGATATTATCAATGGTCCGCTGATGAAAGGAATGGAGGAAGTTGGAAGGCTGTTTAACCAGAACCAACTCATCGTCGCCGAGGTCCTGCAGAGTGCCGAGGTCATGAAAGCGGCTGTGACCATTTTAAAACCGCATATGGCAAAAGCGGAAGAAGCAATTAAAGGCAAGATTCTTTTAGCTACGGTCAAAGGCGATGTTCACGATATCGGAAAGAATTTAGTTGAAATCATTCTATCAAACAACGGTTATCAGGTTATCAACTTGGGGGTCAAAGTCAGCTCTGAGCAATTGATTGCGGCGGCAAAACAAGAACAGCCGGATGCTATCGGGCTATCCGGATTGCTTGTCAAATCGGTACAGCAGATGCTTTTGACGGCTCAAGATCTGCAGGCTGCCGGTATAGCCTTGCCTTTGATACTCGGTGGAGCGGCATTATCCCGAAAATATACCGAGGAAAGGATTGCACCGCTATACGGCGGACCGGTACTTTATGCCCGGGATGCGATGGACGGTCTAAACTTACTTAATCACGTAATGAAAAATAGTGAAAATAACCCCCACGCTAAGTATACGGCAATTGCGGAGACCCAAACGCGTATAAAAACAGTAACAGCAGCTAATGAAAAAGCGCCTGATCCCGTTCCGGAAACCGATTTGGAGGAGTCAACCGACCATACAGCAAACCCGTGGGAGTTTCCGCTATATCGACCGCAGAGCACGGATCGTTACCTTATGCGGGATTATCCGCTGGAAGAACTGATACCAGCGCTTGATTTGCCCTTTATCCTCCGACGTTATCTTGGGGTCAAAAGAAATCCGCATCACCTGTTGAAAGAAGAATTGAATACGGCGGCCCAAGCGCTGGCTGCAGCACAAGCACACGATCAGAACCAGCTCAGGTTCGAAGAATATTTGTGTATTGTCGAGGATTTTCTTAAGGAAATTGCTGAGAAGAAATTGATCACCGTCCATGGTGTCTATGCCATTTACCCTGCATACGCTGCAGGCAATTCCATTTGCATTCTTGATTCCAGGGACGGCCAATCTGTTCTGGAGGAATTGCGCTTTCCGCGACAGCACAAAGCGAATGGGGAAAAAGGTCTGTGTCTGGCTGACTTTATCAGGCCACAGCCTGAAATTATAGGCAACGGAACGGTGCGAGACATCGCGGATTCGGATTACATCGGTATCTTTGCGCTAACAGCCGGCAAGGGTATCAGGGAAAAGGCGCATGCTTACAAGGAAGAAGGGGAGTATTTAAAATCCTTCTTGCTTCAAGTGCTGGCACTGGAACTAGCCGAAAGTTTTGCGGAAAAAATGCATGAAATTATACGCCAAGCTTGGGGCATAGAGATGCGCACAACGTTAACCAACGCCAATGGTTCAGCAGGGAAACGCCCCATAACATATCAAGGTATCCGGGTTTCACCGGGTTATCCAATATACCCGGATCTGGAGGAACAGGGCAAACTTTTCAGGCTTCTCAAACCGCAGGATATTGGGCTGGAACTAACGGAGAGTTGGATGATGGATCCGGAGGCTTCGGTTACTGCCGTTGTTTTTTCACATCCCAATGCCAGGATTTTCAATATTTTACGGTAA